From Metasolibacillus fluoroglycofenilyticus, one genomic window encodes:
- a CDS encoding cysteine desulfurase, giving the protein MESINIRKQFPILNQKIHGHPLVYLDNAATTQKPLQVIESLRQYYVQDNANVHRGVHTLSSRATDAYEGARRIVANFLNAKTEKEVIFTRGTTSSINLVASSYARAVCKEGDEIVISEMEHHSNLLPWLQVAKATKAKLKYIPLQNDGTFSIGDAEKVITSHTKVVAVSHVSNVLGIANPVKQMAAIAHKHGAVLIVDGAQSVPHIKVDVQDLGCDFYAFSGHKMCGPTGIGVLYGKKKLLEKMEPIEFGGEMIDYVDLYNASWKESPWKFEGGTPIIAGAIGLAAAIDFLEGIGIDAIEKHDKQLTSYAVGQMKQIEDVTMYGPDDGRLGLVTFNLGNVHSHDLATVLDTYGIAIRAGHHCCQPLMRHFGASATARASFYLYNTEEDVDRFILALKKTKEFFKR; this is encoded by the coding sequence ATGGAATCAATCAATATACGAAAACAGTTCCCGATATTGAATCAAAAGATTCATGGGCATCCGCTAGTTTATTTGGATAACGCAGCGACAACACAGAAACCGCTTCAAGTCATTGAATCATTGCGACAATACTATGTACAAGATAATGCTAATGTACACAGAGGAGTGCATACATTAAGTTCACGTGCTACAGATGCTTATGAAGGAGCACGGAGAATAGTAGCCAATTTTCTTAATGCAAAGACGGAAAAAGAAGTTATCTTCACTCGTGGCACGACATCCTCTATAAATCTAGTAGCTAGTAGTTATGCGCGGGCTGTCTGCAAGGAAGGGGATGAAATTGTGATTTCCGAAATGGAACATCACAGTAATTTGCTACCTTGGCTACAAGTAGCAAAAGCAACGAAAGCTAAGTTGAAATATATCCCACTACAAAATGACGGAACATTTTCTATTGGAGATGCCGAGAAAGTAATTACATCCCATACGAAAGTTGTAGCCGTTTCGCATGTTTCTAATGTATTGGGAATTGCTAACCCAGTGAAACAAATGGCTGCAATTGCTCATAAACATGGTGCTGTCCTCATAGTGGATGGTGCACAAAGTGTCCCTCATATTAAGGTGGATGTTCAGGATTTGGGCTGCGATTTCTATGCCTTTTCAGGTCATAAGATGTGTGGACCAACTGGTATTGGAGTGTTGTATGGTAAAAAGAAATTGCTTGAGAAGATGGAACCAATTGAATTTGGAGGAGAGATGATTGATTATGTTGATTTATATAATGCATCTTGGAAAGAATCGCCGTGGAAATTTGAAGGAGGAACTCCAATTATCGCAGGTGCAATTGGTTTAGCTGCAGCTATTGACTTTCTAGAAGGAATAGGAATAGATGCGATAGAAAAGCATGATAAACAATTAACTAGCTATGCGGTGGGACAAATGAAACAAATTGAAGATGTGACAATGTATGGACCTGATGATGGGCGTTTAGGGTTGGTTACGTTTAATTTAGGAAATGTACATTCGCATGATTTAGCTACGGTTCTTGATACTTATGGTATAGCAATACGCGCTGGGCATCATTGCTGCCAACCGTTAATGCGACACTTTGGAGCTAGTGCTACTGCACGTGCCAGCTTTTACTTATACAATACGGAAGAAGATGTCGACCGCTTCATTTTAGCACTAAAGAAAACAAAAGAGTTTTTTAAAAGGTAA